One genomic segment of Burkholderiaceae bacterium includes these proteins:
- the xdhC gene encoding xanthine dehydrogenase accessory protein XdhC, whose product MTTTCALDDCLQRLPQADGVLVQVAETKGSAPREPGAWMVVWPDALTGTIGGGNLEFDAVAQARAMLRGQAGAPAHGEMRRFALGPSLGQCCGGIVMLRFERVGAADAPALRRRLSLNLAPLALFGGGHVGHALVRVLCTLPYAVRWIDSRDEVFPPALPAQVRTEHSDPIQAAVRELAPDSRVLIMSFSHAEDLDIVIACLQRLRERDDLPYIGLIGSKTKWATFRHRLSARGFSEAEQARVTCPIGIPGITGKEPEVIAVATAAQLLLQAPPATSTTS is encoded by the coding sequence ATGACCACGACCTGCGCGCTGGACGACTGTCTGCAACGCCTGCCCCAGGCAGACGGCGTGCTGGTGCAGGTGGCCGAAACGAAGGGCTCGGCTCCGCGCGAGCCGGGCGCCTGGATGGTGGTGTGGCCTGACGCCCTGACGGGCACCATCGGCGGCGGCAACCTGGAGTTCGACGCCGTGGCCCAGGCCCGGGCCATGCTGCGGGGGCAGGCTGGCGCCCCCGCCCATGGTGAGATGCGGCGCTTTGCGCTGGGTCCCAGCCTGGGCCAGTGCTGCGGCGGCATCGTGATGCTGCGCTTCGAGCGCGTGGGAGCGGCCGACGCCCCGGCGCTGCGCCGGCGCCTGAGCCTGAACCTGGCACCGCTGGCCTTGTTCGGCGGCGGCCACGTGGGCCATGCCCTGGTGCGCGTGCTGTGCACCCTGCCCTACGCCGTGCGCTGGATCGACAGCCGCGACGAGGTGTTTCCGCCCGCCCTGCCGGCCCAGGTGCGCACCGAGCACAGCGACCCCATCCAGGCCGCGGTGCGCGAGCTGGCGCCCGACAGCCGCGTGCTGATCATGAGCTTCAGCCACGCCGAGGACCTGGACATCGTCATCGCCTGCCTGCAGCGCCTGCGCGAGCGCGACGACCTGCCCTACATCGGCCTGATCGGCAGCAAGACCAAGTGGGCCACCTTTCGCCACCGCCTGTCGGCGCGCGGCTTCAGCGAGGCCGAGCAGGCGCGCGTCACCTGCCCGATCGGCATTCCCGGCATCACCGGCAAGGAGCCGGAGGTCATTGCCGTCGCCACGGCGGCGCAGCTGCTGCTGCAGGCGCCGCCTGCGACCAGCACCACGTCCTGA
- the xdhB gene encoding xanthine dehydrogenase molybdopterin binding subunit codes for MNKLVADHLLRPAEPFADYHANQRQRLDIAGEGRAQDAGARVGISLPHESAVLHVTGSATYADDIPELAGTLHCALGTSPVAAGRLLGIDLDAVRAMPGVVRVITAEDIPGVNDCGSAVPDDPILCDGDIRFLGQPVFAVIAHTRDAARRAAALAKKVLRVEAAEPVLTPRQAHAKGQYVVPPMHLLRSTSGRDEAGIRAAIAAAPHRLTGELDVGGQEQFYLEGQISYAIPREGRGMHVHCSTQHPSEMQHLVAHALGVSSNAVLVECRRMGGGFGGKESQSAQFACIAAVAARLLNRPVKLRLDRDDDFLITGRRHGFWYEYDVGYDDAGRILGVTLQMVSHCGHSADLSAPVMTRAICHFDNAYWLPEVAMHGYCGKTHTQSNTAFRGFGGPQGAIAIETILDSIARTLGRDALAVRRANFYGRDKCNVTPYLQPVRDNVIHELVEQLEASSDYQARRAAVAQYNADSPVLKRGLALTPIKFGISFNVKHFNQAGALVHIYTDGSILVNHGGTEMGQGLNTKVAQVVAHELGVGFGRVRCTATDTSKVANTSATAASTGADLNGKAAQDAARQLRERLAACVAARHGGQASEVRFANDQVHVGGKTLAFNTVISEAYLDRVQLWSDGFYATPGLSWDKDRMQGHPFYYFAYGAAVSEVVVDTLTGEWKLLRADVLHDAGRSLNPAVDIGQVEGAFIQGMGWLTTEELVWHPKTGLLTTHAPSTYKIPTANDCPPVFNVKLFDGPNVEDSIHRSKAVGEPPLLLPFSVFFAIRDAISAAGGHRVDPPLSAPATSEAILRALGAVRQSV; via the coding sequence ATGAACAAACTCGTTGCCGATCATCTGCTGCGCCCCGCCGAGCCCTTTGCCGACTACCACGCCAACCAGCGGCAGCGGCTGGACATCGCCGGCGAAGGCCGCGCGCAGGACGCCGGCGCGCGCGTGGGCATCAGCCTGCCGCACGAATCGGCCGTGCTGCACGTCACCGGCAGCGCCACCTACGCCGACGACATTCCCGAGCTGGCGGGCACGCTGCATTGCGCGCTGGGCACCTCGCCCGTGGCCGCCGGGCGCCTGCTGGGGATCGACCTGGACGCGGTGCGCGCCATGCCCGGCGTGGTGCGGGTCATCACCGCCGAGGATATCCCCGGCGTCAACGACTGCGGCTCGGCCGTGCCGGACGACCCCATCCTGTGCGACGGCGACATCCGCTTCCTGGGCCAGCCGGTGTTTGCCGTCATCGCCCACACGCGCGATGCGGCCCGCCGCGCCGCCGCGCTGGCCAAGAAGGTGCTGCGCGTCGAGGCCGCCGAGCCCGTGCTGACACCGCGCCAGGCTCACGCCAAGGGCCAGTACGTGGTGCCTCCCATGCACCTGCTGCGCAGCACCAGCGGCCGGGACGAGGCCGGCATCCGCGCCGCTATCGCGGCCGCGCCGCACCGCCTGACGGGCGAGCTGGACGTGGGCGGGCAGGAGCAGTTCTACCTGGAAGGCCAGATCAGCTACGCCATCCCCAGGGAAGGCCGCGGCATGCACGTGCACTGCTCCACCCAGCACCCCAGCGAGATGCAGCACCTGGTGGCCCACGCGCTGGGCGTATCCAGCAACGCGGTGCTGGTCGAGTGCCGGCGCATGGGCGGCGGCTTTGGCGGCAAGGAGTCGCAATCGGCCCAGTTCGCCTGCATCGCCGCCGTGGCTGCCCGCCTGTTGAACCGCCCGGTCAAGCTGCGGCTGGACCGCGACGACGACTTTCTCATCACCGGCCGCCGCCACGGTTTCTGGTACGAGTACGACGTGGGCTACGACGACGCGGGCCGCATCCTGGGCGTGACGCTGCAGATGGTGTCGCACTGCGGCCACTCGGCCGACCTGTCGGCGCCGGTGATGACGCGCGCCATCTGCCACTTCGACAACGCCTACTGGCTGCCCGAGGTGGCCATGCACGGCTACTGCGGCAAGACCCATACGCAAAGCAACACCGCGTTTCGCGGCTTCGGCGGCCCGCAGGGGGCCATTGCCATCGAAACCATCCTGGACAGCATCGCCCGCACGCTGGGGCGCGACGCGCTGGCGGTGCGGCGCGCCAACTTCTACGGCCGGGACAAGTGCAACGTCACGCCCTACCTGCAGCCGGTGCGCGACAACGTCATCCACGAACTGGTCGAGCAGCTGGAGGCCAGCAGCGACTACCAAGCCCGCCGCGCCGCCGTGGCCCAGTACAACGCCGACAGCCCCGTGCTCAAGCGCGGCCTGGCGCTCACCCCGATCAAGTTCGGCATCAGCTTCAACGTCAAGCACTTCAACCAGGCCGGCGCGCTGGTGCACATCTACACCGACGGTTCCATCCTGGTCAACCATGGCGGCACCGAAATGGGCCAGGGCCTGAACACCAAGGTGGCGCAGGTGGTGGCGCACGAGCTGGGCGTGGGCTTTGGCCGCGTGCGCTGCACGGCGACCGACACCAGCAAGGTGGCCAACACCTCGGCCACGGCGGCCTCCACCGGGGCCGATTTAAACGGCAAGGCCGCGCAGGACGCCGCGCGCCAGCTGCGCGAGCGCCTGGCCGCCTGCGTGGCCGCGCGCCATGGCGGCCAGGCCAGCGAGGTGCGCTTTGCCAACGACCAGGTGCACGTGGGCGGCAAGACGCTGGCCTTCAACACCGTCATTTCCGAGGCCTACCTGGACCGCGTGCAGCTGTGGTCCGACGGCTTCTACGCCACGCCCGGCCTGTCGTGGGACAAGGACCGGATGCAGGGGCACCCCTTCTACTATTTCGCCTACGGCGCCGCCGTGAGCGAGGTGGTGGTGGACACGCTGACCGGCGAGTGGAAGCTGCTGCGCGCCGACGTGCTGCACGATGCGGGCCGCTCGCTCAACCCGGCGGTGGACATCGGCCAGGTCGAGGGCGCCTTCATCCAGGGCATGGGCTGGCTGACCACCGAGGAGCTGGTGTGGCACCCCAAGACCGGGCTGCTCACCACGCACGCGCCCAGCACCTACAAGATCCCGACCGCCAACGACTGCCCGCCGGTGTTCAACGTGAAGCTGTTCGACGGCCCCAACGTGGAGGACTCGATCCATCGCAGCAAGGCCGTGGGCGAGCCGCCGCTGCTGCTGCCCTTCTCGGTGTTCTTCGCCATCCGCGACGCCATCTCGGCCGCGGGCGGGCACCGGGTCGATCCGCCGCTGTCGGCGCCCGCCACCAGCGAAGCCATCCTGCGCGCGCTGGGCGCCGTCCGGCAGTCCGTCTAA
- a CDS encoding tripartite tricarboxylate transporter substrate binding protein, with amino-acid sequence MPNPRPLTRRHIAQAGLGLLAASALGARAQGAWPTRPVRIVVGFSAGGTTDVVARLMAKELTEALGQTFVVENKAGGGSNIATDLVRVAEPDGYTLLMMAVTSTINQTLYKNIKFNLDRDFDGVALCAKMPNILVVNPSVPARTVPEFIAWLKTQGDKVSYASSGSGTSIHMAGELFKVRTGTHAVHVPYKGSAPALTDLMGGQVQYMFDNMISSWPHVQNGKLRALAVTTKKRSASAPDVPTMEESGVAPFDVTSWFGLVAPKGTPKAVLDKVNQVVNAAFDKPEIVQAYAKLGAVSEKNSPRDFSRFIHDEVNNWAPVVKASGAQVD; translated from the coding sequence ATGCCCAACCCCCGCCCCCTCACCCGTCGCCACATCGCCCAGGCCGGCCTGGGCCTGCTGGCCGCCAGCGCCCTGGGCGCGCGCGCCCAGGGCGCGTGGCCGACCAGGCCGGTGCGCATCGTCGTCGGCTTTTCGGCCGGCGGCACCACCGACGTGGTGGCGCGCCTGATGGCCAAGGAGCTGACCGAGGCGCTGGGCCAGACCTTCGTGGTCGAGAACAAGGCCGGCGGCGGCAGCAACATCGCCACCGACCTGGTGCGCGTGGCCGAGCCCGACGGCTACACCCTGCTGATGATGGCCGTCACCAGCACCATCAACCAGACGCTGTACAAGAACATCAAGTTCAACCTGGACCGCGACTTCGACGGCGTGGCCCTGTGCGCCAAGATGCCCAACATCCTGGTGGTCAACCCCAGCGTGCCGGCCAGGACCGTGCCCGAGTTCATCGCCTGGCTGAAGACGCAGGGCGACAAGGTGTCCTACGCCTCCTCCGGCAGCGGCACCTCGATCCACATGGCGGGCGAGCTGTTCAAGGTGCGCACCGGCACCCACGCGGTGCACGTGCCCTACAAGGGCAGCGCGCCGGCGCTGACCGACCTGATGGGCGGGCAGGTGCAGTACATGTTCGACAACATGATCTCGTCCTGGCCCCACGTGCAAAACGGCAAGCTGCGCGCGCTGGCCGTCACCACCAAGAAGCGCTCGGCCTCGGCGCCCGACGTGCCGACGATGGAAGAAAGCGGCGTGGCCCCGTTCGACGTCACCTCCTGGTTCGGCCTGGTCGCGCCCAAGGGCACGCCCAAGGCGGTGCTGGACAAGGTGAACCAGGTGGTCAACGCCGCCTTCGACAAGCCCGAGATCGTGCAGGCCTACGCCAAGCTGGGCGCCGTGTCCGAGAAGAACAGCCCGCGCGACTTCAGCCGCTTCATCCACGACGAGGTGAACAACTGGGCGCCGGTGGTCAAGGCCTCGGGGGCGCAGGTGGATTGA
- the glnK gene encoding P-II family nitrogen regulator, with amino-acid sequence MKWVTTIIKPFKLEEVREALAALGVAGLTVTEVKGFGRQKGHTELYRGAEYVVDFLPKIKIETAVTDDELERVIEAIEQSARTGKIGDGKIFVTPLEQAIRIRTGETGPEAL; translated from the coding sequence ATGAAATGGGTCACCACCATCATCAAACCCTTCAAGCTCGAGGAGGTGCGCGAGGCGCTGGCCGCGCTCGGCGTGGCGGGCCTCACGGTCACCGAGGTCAAGGGTTTTGGCCGCCAGAAGGGCCACACCGAGCTGTACCGCGGCGCCGAGTACGTGGTCGACTTTCTGCCCAAGATCAAGATCGAGACCGCCGTCACCGACGACGAGCTGGAGCGCGTGATCGAGGCCATCGAGCAAAGCGCCCGCACCGGCAAGATCGGCGACGGCAAGATCTTCGTCACCCCGCTCGAGCAGGCCATCCGCATCCGCACCGGCGAGACCGGCCCCGAAGCCCTTTGA
- a CDS encoding PAS domain-containing sensor histidine kinase: protein MSAPLDPPGTEAFDLLATMVALVRPDGRCEAVNSALENALCQSRRKLVQGQAPDWLVDPAPLHDALQRAGQMIVSRFEATLRGPAPGAREVPVHVIVSPLERGGAGARVLLEMIEIEQQARQDREERTHRLAREQKELLRNLAHEVKNPLGGIRGAAQLLAMEASSRGFVGSAEYTDVIIHEADRLQALVDRLLAPHQHAPMFAEVNIHEICERVRAVVLAEFPRGLDIRRDYDASLPELRGDRERLIQALLNVVRNAAQALGARIAAGDAVITLRTRVARQRTLGQRRFRLAIELQVQDNGPGVPPELRERIFQPLVSGREGGTGLGLALAQTLLQQHEGTIEYESAPGATRFRLLIPVR from the coding sequence ATGAGCGCCCCGCTCGACCCTCCCGGCACCGAGGCCTTCGACCTGCTGGCCACCATGGTGGCGCTGGTGCGCCCCGATGGCCGCTGCGAGGCGGTCAACTCGGCGCTGGAAAACGCCCTGTGCCAGTCGCGCCGCAAGCTGGTGCAGGGCCAGGCGCCCGACTGGCTCGTCGATCCGGCGCCGCTGCACGACGCGCTGCAGCGCGCGGGCCAGATGATCGTCAGCCGCTTCGAGGCCACGCTGCGCGGCCCCGCGCCGGGCGCGCGCGAGGTGCCGGTGCACGTCATCGTCAGCCCGCTGGAGCGCGGCGGCGCGGGCGCCCGCGTGCTGCTGGAGATGATCGAGATCGAACAGCAGGCGCGCCAGGACCGCGAGGAGCGCACGCACCGGCTGGCGCGCGAGCAGAAGGAGCTGCTGCGCAACCTGGCGCACGAGGTCAAGAACCCGCTGGGCGGCATCCGCGGCGCGGCGCAGCTGCTGGCCATGGAGGCGTCCTCGCGCGGGTTTGTGGGCAGCGCCGAGTACACCGACGTCATCATCCACGAGGCCGACCGCCTGCAGGCGTTGGTCGACCGGCTGCTGGCGCCGCACCAGCACGCGCCGATGTTCGCCGAGGTCAACATCCACGAGATCTGCGAGCGCGTGCGCGCGGTGGTGCTGGCCGAGTTTCCCCGCGGGCTGGACATCCGGCGTGACTACGACGCCTCGCTGCCCGAGCTGCGCGGCGACCGCGAGCGGCTGATCCAGGCGCTGCTGAACGTGGTGCGCAACGCCGCGCAGGCGCTGGGCGCGCGCATCGCCGCCGGCGACGCGGTCATCACGCTGCGCACGCGCGTGGCGCGCCAGCGCACGCTGGGCCAGCGGCGCTTTCGGCTGGCCATCGAGCTGCAGGTGCAGGACAACGGCCCCGGCGTGCCGCCCGAGCTGCGCGAGCGCATCTTCCAGCCCCTGGTGTCGGGGCGCGAGGGCGGCACCGGGCTGGGGCTGGCGCTGGCACAAACCTTGCTGCAGCAGCACGAGGGCACGATCGAATACGAGAGCGCGCCCGGGGCGACGCGGTTCAGGCTGCTGATCCCCGTGCGCTGA
- the xdhA gene encoding xanthine dehydrogenase small subunit: MTEHTPAPAIRFYHRGAVVTVTGEPTTRTVLDWLRERQHATGTKEGCNEGDCGACTVVLGELDAQGQLQLASVNACIQFLPTLDGKALFTVEDLQGMAHPTDDTELHPVQQAMVECHGSQCGFCTPGFVMSMWSSYEAHQQAGTRPSRQQLADDLSGNLCRCTGYRPILDAGQRMFDLPAVRFDRAAVTQALQGLRAAPAALDYAAATVTPQGERLDHFHAPRSADELAALRLAKPQARLLAGSTDVGLWVNKQFRDVGDLIYTGRVADLQCVEEREGELWIGAAASLEDAWRALVRRAPQLTDVWLRFASPPIRHAGTLGGNVANGSPIGDSPPILMALDAQIELRRGSAVRRLPLTDFYLDYMKNALQEGEFVQAVAVPLAAFSRQVRGYKISKRFDCDISALCAGMAIELAGGAVKSIRLAYGGMAGIVKCAAQAEAAILGQPWTQATVRAAQQAMKQDFSPLTDMRASDGYRLQVAQNLIERLWLETRLEAPLAPSDTSVFSVMPHAVV; encoded by the coding sequence ATGACCGAACACACGCCCGCTCCCGCCATCCGCTTCTACCACCGTGGCGCCGTGGTCACGGTGACGGGCGAGCCCACCACGCGCACGGTGCTGGACTGGCTGCGCGAGCGCCAGCATGCCACCGGCACCAAGGAGGGCTGCAACGAGGGGGACTGCGGCGCCTGCACCGTGGTGCTGGGCGAGCTGGACGCACAGGGCCAGCTGCAGCTGGCCAGTGTCAACGCCTGCATCCAGTTTTTGCCCACGCTGGACGGCAAGGCGCTGTTCACGGTGGAAGACCTGCAGGGCATGGCTCATCCAACCGACGACACCGAGCTGCACCCCGTGCAGCAGGCCATGGTGGAGTGCCACGGCTCGCAATGCGGCTTTTGCACCCCCGGCTTCGTGATGTCGATGTGGTCCAGCTACGAGGCGCACCAGCAGGCCGGCACGCGCCCGTCGCGCCAGCAGCTGGCCGATGACTTGTCGGGCAACCTGTGCCGCTGCACCGGCTACCGCCCCATCCTGGACGCCGGCCAGCGCATGTTCGACCTGCCGGCGGTGCGGTTCGACCGCGCCGCCGTGACGCAGGCGCTGCAGGGCCTGCGGGCGGCCCCCGCCGCGCTCGACTACGCCGCCGCCACCGTCACGCCACAGGGCGAGCGGCTCGACCACTTCCACGCCCCGCGCAGCGCCGACGAGCTGGCCGCCCTGCGCCTGGCCAAGCCGCAGGCGCGCCTGCTGGCCGGCTCGACCGACGTGGGCCTGTGGGTCAACAAGCAGTTCCGCGACGTGGGCGATCTGATCTACACCGGCCGGGTGGCGGACCTGCAGTGCGTCGAGGAGCGCGAAGGCGAGCTGTGGATCGGCGCCGCTGCCTCGCTGGAAGACGCCTGGCGTGCCCTGGTGCGGCGCGCGCCCCAGCTCACCGACGTGTGGCTGCGCTTTGCCTCGCCGCCCATCCGCCACGCCGGCACCCTGGGTGGCAACGTGGCCAACGGCTCGCCCATCGGCGATTCGCCCCCCATCCTGATGGCGCTGGACGCGCAAATCGAGCTGCGCCGGGGCAGCGCGGTGCGCCGCCTGCCGTTGACCGACTTTTACCTGGACTACATGAAGAACGCCCTGCAGGAGGGCGAGTTCGTGCAGGCCGTGGCCGTGCCGCTGGCGGCCTTCAGTCGCCAGGTGCGCGGCTACAAGATCAGCAAGCGCTTCGACTGCGACATCTCGGCGCTGTGCGCGGGCATGGCCATCGAGCTGGCGGGCGGCGCGGTCAAGAGCATCCGCCTGGCCTATGGCGGCATGGCCGGCATCGTCAAGTGCGCCGCGCAGGCCGAGGCCGCCATCCTCGGCCAGCCCTGGACGCAGGCCACCGTGCGCGCCGCCCAGCAGGCCATGAAGCAGGACTTCTCGCCCCTGACCGACATGCGCGCCAGCGACGGCTACCGCCTGCAGGTGGCGCAGAACCTGATCGAACGCCTGTGGCTGGAAACCCGCCTTGAGGCGCCGCTGGCGCCCAGCGACACCAGCGTGTTCAGCGTCATGCCGCATGCCGTCGTTTGA
- the ntrC gene encoding nitrogen regulation protein NR(I), translated as MKPIWVIDDDQSIRFVLQRALEREQLPVRLFTDPRELLAALDAGDTPQVLVSDIRMPGGSGIELLAEVKRRQPALPVIIMTAYTDLDSAVGAFQGGAFEYLPKPFDVARAVELVRRAIGESRREDVAEAGTLAMPQMLGQAPAMQEVFRAIGRLGQSQATVLVTGASGTGKELVALALHRHSRRAGGPFVAINTAAVPRDLLESELFGHERGAFTGAQAMRRGRFEQAAGGTLFLDEIGDMPLELQTRLLRVLSDGQFYRVGGHQPLRVDARIIAATHQDLEERVRQGSFREDLYHRLNVIRLRLPPLRERREDIPELARFFLARSAHELGVEAKRIADAALARLTNFDFPGNVRQLENLCRWLTVMAPTQVIQPEDLPADLFGTAAPPAVPTRAESPITPSAVAASDDAADAPADWAAALAHEARARLQAGEPEVWKRLADRFEGELLRTALALTNGRRAEAAQKLGIGRNTITRKMQELGLDD; from the coding sequence ATGAAACCCATCTGGGTCATCGACGACGACCAATCCATCCGCTTCGTGCTGCAGCGCGCGCTGGAGCGCGAGCAGTTGCCGGTGCGCCTGTTCACCGACCCGCGCGAGCTGCTGGCCGCGCTGGACGCCGGCGACACGCCGCAGGTGCTGGTCAGCGACATCCGCATGCCCGGCGGCAGTGGCATCGAGCTGCTGGCCGAGGTCAAGCGCCGCCAGCCGGCGCTGCCGGTCATCATCATGACGGCCTACACCGACCTGGACAGCGCCGTCGGCGCGTTCCAGGGCGGCGCCTTCGAATACCTGCCCAAGCCCTTCGACGTGGCACGGGCGGTCGAGCTGGTGCGCCGCGCCATCGGCGAGAGCCGGCGCGAGGACGTGGCCGAGGCCGGCACGCTGGCCATGCCGCAGATGCTGGGCCAGGCACCGGCCATGCAGGAGGTGTTTCGCGCCATCGGCCGGCTGGGCCAAAGCCAGGCCACGGTGCTGGTCACCGGCGCCAGCGGCACCGGCAAGGAGCTGGTGGCGCTGGCCCTGCACCGCCACAGCCGGCGTGCGGGCGGCCCCTTCGTGGCCATCAACACCGCGGCCGTGCCCCGGGACCTGCTGGAAAGCGAGCTGTTCGGCCACGAGAGGGGCGCCTTCACCGGCGCGCAGGCCATGCGGCGCGGGCGCTTCGAGCAGGCCGCCGGCGGCACGCTGTTTCTGGACGAGATCGGCGACATGCCGCTGGAGCTGCAGACGCGCCTGCTGCGCGTACTCAGCGACGGGCAGTTCTACCGCGTGGGCGGCCACCAGCCGCTGCGGGTGGATGCGCGCATCATCGCCGCCACGCACCAGGACCTGGAAGAGCGCGTGCGCCAGGGCAGCTTTCGCGAAGACCTGTACCACCGCCTGAACGTCATCCGCCTGCGCCTGCCGCCGCTGCGCGAGCGCCGCGAGGACATCCCCGAGCTGGCGCGCTTTTTTCTGGCCCGCAGCGCCCACGAGCTGGGCGTGGAAGCCAAGCGCATCGCCGACGCCGCGCTGGCACGGCTGACGAATTTCGACTTTCCGGGCAACGTGCGCCAGCTCGAGAACCTGTGCCGCTGGCTCACGGTGATGGCGCCCACGCAGGTCATCCAGCCCGAAGACCTGCCGGCCGACCTGTTCGGCACCGCAGCGCCTCCCGCAGTGCCGACGCGCGCCGAAAGCCCGATCACCCCATCCGCCGTGGCCGCCAGCGATGACGCCGCCGACGCGCCCGCCGACTGGGCCGCCGCCCTCGCCCACGAGGCGCGCGCGCGCCTGCAGGCCGGCGAGCCCGAGGTCTGGAAGCGCCTGGCCGACCGCTTCGAGGGCGAGCTGCTGCGCACCGCCCTGGCCCTCACAAACGGCCGCCGCGCCGAGGCGGCGCAAAAGCTCGGCATCGGGCGCAACACCATCACCCGCAAGATGCAGGAGCTGGGGCTGGACGACTGA
- the amt gene encoding ammonium transporter, which produces MKRTALLLLALLLAAPAFAADAPAPALNSGDTAWMLTSTLLVILMTIPGLALFYGGLARSKNMLSVLVQVFVIFSLVTLLWAVYGYSLAFSGEGNFVGGLDKLFLRGVTPDTFGALPTIPEYVFLAFQGTFAAITVALTVGAFAERARFAAVLLFAVLWFTLSYVPIAHMVWGGGLLAKDGALDFAGGTVVHINAGIAGLVGAYMVGKRIGFGRESMAPHSLTLTMVGASLLWVGWFGFNAGSAGAANGQAGLAFVTTVLATAAATLSWSAAEALHKGKASMLGAASGAVAGLVAVTPAAGFVGPMGAIVIGAVAGVVCLWGVGGLKRMLKVDDAFDVFGVHGVGGIVGALLTGVFAAPGLGGTQGADFAMAHQVWVQTKSVLMTVAWSGVTAFIAFKVADLALGLRVSEEDERQGLDIASHGETAYVR; this is translated from the coding sequence ATGAAACGCACTGCCCTCCTCCTGCTGGCGTTGCTGCTGGCCGCCCCGGCCTTTGCCGCCGACGCTCCCGCGCCCGCCCTCAACAGCGGCGACACCGCCTGGATGCTGACCTCCACCCTGCTGGTGATCCTGATGACCATCCCCGGCCTGGCGCTGTTCTACGGTGGCCTGGCGCGCAGCAAGAACATGCTGAGCGTGCTGGTGCAGGTGTTCGTCATCTTCTCGCTCGTCACCCTGCTGTGGGCCGTGTACGGCTACAGCCTGGCCTTCAGCGGCGAGGGCAACTTCGTCGGCGGCCTGGACAAGCTGTTCCTCAGGGGCGTCACGCCCGACACCTTCGGCGCGCTGCCCACCATCCCCGAATACGTGTTCCTGGCTTTTCAGGGCACCTTCGCGGCCATCACCGTCGCACTGACGGTGGGCGCCTTTGCCGAGCGCGCGCGCTTTGCGGCCGTGCTGCTGTTTGCGGTGCTGTGGTTCACCCTCAGCTACGTGCCCATCGCCCACATGGTGTGGGGCGGCGGCCTGCTGGCCAAGGACGGCGCGCTGGACTTTGCCGGCGGCACCGTGGTGCACATCAACGCCGGCATCGCGGGCCTGGTGGGCGCGTACATGGTGGGCAAGCGCATCGGCTTCGGCCGCGAATCGATGGCGCCGCACAGCCTGACGCTGACCATGGTCGGCGCCTCGCTGCTGTGGGTGGGCTGGTTCGGCTTCAACGCCGGCTCGGCGGGCGCGGCCAACGGCCAGGCCGGCCTGGCCTTCGTCACCACCGTGCTGGCCACGGCGGCGGCCACGCTGTCGTGGAGCGCCGCCGAAGCGCTGCACAAGGGCAAGGCCTCGATGCTGGGCGCGGCCTCGGGCGCCGTCGCCGGCCTGGTGGCAGTCACGCCGGCCGCTGGCTTCGTCGGCCCCATGGGCGCCATCGTCATCGGCGCGGTGGCCGGCGTGGTGTGCCTGTGGGGCGTGGGCGGCCTCAAGCGCATGCTGAAGGTGGACGATGCGTTCGACGTGTTCGGCGTGCACGGCGTGGGCGGCATCGTCGGCGCGCTGCTGACCGGCGTGTTTGCCGCGCCCGGCCTGGGCGGCACGCAGGGCGCCGACTTTGCCATGGCGCACCAGGTGTGGGTGCAAACCAAGAGCGTGCTGATGACCGTGGCGTGGTCGGGCGTGACGGCCTTCATCGCCTTCAAGGTGGCTGACCTGGCGCTGGGCCTGCGCGTCAGCGAGGAAGACGAACGCCAGGGCCTGGACATCGCCAGCCACGGCGAGACGGCCTACGTGCGCTGA